A stretch of Pseudoprevotella muciniphila DNA encodes these proteins:
- a CDS encoding DNA-directed RNA polymerase subunit alpha produces MAILAFQKPDKVVKIESDDKHGVFEFRPLEPGFGVTVGNALRRILLSSLEGYAINTIKIEGVDHEFASIPGVREDVTNIILNLKQVRFKRTVDDVTEDKVSIEVADMNEFRAGDISNYLNGFEVLNPELIICHLAKKTSMKLELTINKGRGYVPADENREFCSEISQIAIDSIYTPIRNVKYSVEPYRVEQKTDYDKLVLDITTDGSISPQDALKDAANILIQHFVLFTDNENFDGKRPDDPSDEIGETELRMRKLLKTKLTDMNLSVRAINCLKAAAIDTLGDLVQYSKADLLKFRNFGKKSLTELEEMLANFELSFGMDISKYKLDKE; encoded by the coding sequence ATGGCGATATTAGCATTTCAAAAACCAGACAAAGTAGTTAAAATCGAAAGCGACGACAAGCATGGCGTATTCGAATTCCGCCCCTTGGAGCCAGGTTTCGGTGTGACAGTTGGCAATGCTTTGCGTCGCATCTTGCTTTCATCTCTCGAAGGATATGCCATCAATACCATCAAAATAGAAGGTGTTGACCATGAGTTTGCTTCAATTCCCGGGGTGAGAGAAGATGTAACCAACATTATCTTGAACTTGAAGCAGGTACGTTTCAAGCGTACAGTGGATGATGTCACTGAGGATAAAGTCTCTATCGAGGTAGCAGACATGAATGAATTCAGAGCAGGCGACATCTCCAATTATCTCAATGGATTTGAAGTGTTGAATCCTGAACTCATTATTTGCCATCTCGCCAAGAAAACTTCAATGAAGTTGGAACTCACCATCAACAAAGGTCGTGGCTACGTGCCTGCTGATGAAAACAGAGAGTTCTGCAGCGAAATCTCGCAAATTGCAATAGACTCCATCTACACCCCCATCAGAAATGTGAAGTATAGCGTAGAGCCCTATCGTGTAGAGCAAAAGACTGACTATGACAAGTTGGTGCTCGATATTACTACTGATGGTTCCATTTCTCCGCAAGATGCGCTTAAGGATGCAGCAAACATCCTGATACAGCATTTCGTATTGTTCACCGACAACGAGAACTTTGATGGTAAGCGTCCGGATGACCCAAGCGATGAAATTGGCGAAACTGAGTTGAGGATGAGAAAACTGCTCAAGACAAAACTCACCGACATGAATCTTTCCGTTCGTGCCATTAACTGTCTCAAGGCTGCTGCAATTGATACGCTCGGCGACCTTGTTCAGTATTCGAAGGCCGACCTTCTGAAGTTCAGAAACTTCGGAAAGAAATCGCTTACCGAACTCGAGGAAATGCTTGCAAACTTCGAATTGAGCTTTGGAATGGATATAAGTAAGTACAAATTAGATAAAGAATAA
- the rpsD gene encoding 30S ribosomal protein S4, whose product MARYIGPKSRIARKFGEAIFGPDKVLSKRNYPPGQHGNNRRRKTSEYGIMLAEKQKAKYTYGVLEKQFRNMFDKAAKSSGITGEVLLQNLECRLDNVVYRLGIAPTRAAARQLVSHKHIVVDGKVVNIPSYSVKPGQIVGVREKAKSLEVIADSLAGFNHGKYPWIEWDESSKAGKFLHKPERADIPENIREQLIVELYSKN is encoded by the coding sequence ATGGCAAGATACATTGGACCAAAGTCTCGTATAGCCCGCAAGTTCGGTGAAGCAATCTTCGGACCGGACAAAGTACTTTCTAAGCGTAATTATCCTCCTGGCCAGCATGGTAACAACCGCAGACGCAAAACGTCTGAGTACGGCATCATGCTTGCTGAGAAGCAGAAGGCTAAGTACACTTATGGAGTCCTTGAAAAGCAATTCCGTAACATGTTCGACAAGGCTGCAAAATCTTCAGGCATTACCGGTGAAGTTCTGCTTCAGAACCTTGAATGCCGTCTCGACAATGTAGTCTATCGTCTCGGAATAGCACCAACACGTGCCGCAGCACGTCAACTCGTCAGCCACAAGCACATCGTAGTTGATGGAAAAGTTGTCAATATTCCATCTTATAGCGTAAAGCCCGGCCAAATAGTTGGTGTAAGAGAGAAAGCAAAATCTCTCGAAGTAATCGCTGATTCACTCGCCGGTTTCAACCACGGCAAGTATCCATGGATAGAGTGGGATGAAAGCAGCAAAGCAGGTAAGTTCCTTCACAAGCCCGAGCGTGCTGATATCCCAGAGAATATCCGTGAACAGCTGATTGTCGAGTTGTACTCTAAGAACTAA
- the rplQ gene encoding 50S ribosomal protein L17: protein MRHNKKFNHLSRTASHRKAMLANMACSLIKHKRITTTVAKAKALRKYVEPLITKSKTDITNSRRVVFSKLQDKQAVTELFQEVAQKVADRNGGYTRIIKLGFRPSDGADMCFIELVDYNEAMAKTQKKTRRSRRSRKATTEAAPATAENVVEEAPVAEEAPVEAPAEETPVEAPVAEEAPVEAPAEETPAEEEKAE, encoded by the coding sequence ATGAGACATAATAAGAAATTCAATCACCTGAGTCGTACTGCATCTCACAGAAAGGCAATGCTTGCCAATATGGCTTGCTCTTTGATTAAGCACAAGAGAATTACTACGACTGTGGCTAAAGCAAAAGCACTCAGAAAGTACGTGGAACCGCTCATCACTAAGAGCAAGACTGACATCACGAATTCTCGCCGTGTAGTATTTAGCAAACTGCAAGACAAACAAGCTGTAACTGAACTCTTCCAGGAAGTGGCACAGAAAGTGGCAGACCGCAATGGCGGCTACACACGTATCATTAAGTTGGGCTTCCGTCCAAGCGATGGTGCTGATATGTGTTTCATTGAACTCGTTGATTACAATGAAGCAATGGCAAAGACACAGAAGAAGACCCGCCGCTCACGCCGTAGCCGCAAGGCAACAACAGAGGCTGCTCCTGCCACTGCAGAAAATGTAGTTGAGGAAGCACCTGTAGCAGAAGAAGCACCAGTTGAAGCACCTGCAGAAGAAACTCCAGTTGAAGCACCTGTAGCAGAAGAAGCACCAGTTGAAGCACCTGCAGAAGAAACTCCTGCTGAAGAGGAAAAGGCTGAATAA